One genomic region from Methanomassiliicoccales archaeon encodes:
- a CDS encoding phosphoenolpyruvate carboxykinase, whose protein sequence is MSEIQIIEFMKLIKKLPEMPNVQMPTAEQLRRLSEGYGNLTEFGNYNFCSAVRNRSAGLTVYIGNEKVRQKGLTREQQEIVKKWPKTMKLVARYFQKAPLYYIPLTMGHNDTFNPHCNLIISRYRADYVRLAYMVYKTLFERSDRPGPEIYLVDLPEWQEKDRQILVFPEEHLTIVLGSDYYGEIKKGFLRMGMYLAKEHNMLGLHAGAKMIWARGGDGRIKKLGMIIFGLTATGKTTHSCHHHGLLEPGEKVRIVQDDVIFLKKSGETFGTERGFYIKTEGLNPDVHPLLYKAATSKNAILENVMVDYTGKVYFDDDVLTGNGRGIIQFDDLGEWRNEEINLPPIRDLDKLIIAFITRRNTVLPIVTKLNKAQAAGAFMLGESVESSGGDPRRAGESIRVVGMNPFIVGDEADEGNWFYDFLEENENSVECYQLNTGGVGELAVTESDGTKRIVRKATRVEIHEMASIIRNICRGTIRWRKEAYFNTLVPEEVEGVDMKRFELRNYYSEEEIFALVENLKRERREYLMRFKNLYPEILEEFSF, encoded by the coding sequence TTGAGCGAAATTCAAATCATTGAATTTATGAAGTTGATCAAGAAATTGCCTGAGATGCCGAATGTGCAGATGCCTACAGCGGAGCAACTAAGGCGGTTAAGTGAGGGTTATGGGAATCTCACCGAATTCGGGAACTACAACTTCTGCTCGGCTGTGAGAAATCGTAGCGCGGGTCTCACGGTTTATATAGGAAACGAGAAAGTCCGTCAGAAAGGGTTGACTAGAGAGCAGCAAGAAATCGTGAAAAAGTGGCCGAAAACGATGAAACTGGTTGCAAGGTATTTTCAGAAAGCACCGCTTTATTACATCCCGCTAACGATGGGACATAATGATACTTTTAATCCGCACTGCAATCTAATTATCTCAAGATACCGTGCTGATTATGTAAGACTCGCATACATGGTTTACAAGACCTTGTTCGAACGATCTGATAGACCTGGACCTGAGATTTATCTGGTAGATCTTCCCGAATGGCAGGAAAAGGATCGCCAAATCCTCGTGTTTCCAGAAGAACATCTCACGATCGTCCTTGGTAGCGATTACTATGGCGAAATAAAGAAAGGATTTCTGCGCATGGGAATGTATCTCGCAAAGGAACACAACATGCTAGGCCTCCACGCAGGTGCAAAAATGATTTGGGCGAGAGGCGGTGATGGAAGAATCAAGAAACTCGGCATGATCATTTTCGGGCTTACGGCGACGGGGAAGACAACACACTCTTGCCATCACCACGGGCTTCTCGAGCCCGGTGAAAAAGTCAGAATCGTCCAAGATGATGTTATCTTTCTGAAAAAATCTGGTGAAACTTTCGGTACGGAAAGAGGCTTTTACATAAAAACCGAAGGCTTGAATCCAGACGTACATCCACTTCTCTATAAGGCGGCAACCAGTAAAAACGCGATCTTGGAAAACGTCATGGTCGATTACACGGGAAAGGTCTACTTCGATGATGATGTTCTCACTGGAAACGGAAGGGGCATTATCCAGTTTGACGATCTGGGAGAATGGAGGAACGAGGAAATCAATCTTCCTCCAATTCGCGATTTAGATAAACTGATCATCGCATTCATCACACGTCGTAACACTGTGCTGCCAATTGTTACAAAACTTAATAAAGCACAGGCAGCAGGTGCATTCATGCTCGGCGAATCCGTTGAATCGAGTGGCGGTGATCCTAGGCGAGCGGGGGAATCAATCAGAGTCGTCGGTATGAACCCTTTCATCGTGGGCGATGAAGCGGATGAAGGGAACTGGTTTTATGATTTTCTCGAAGAGAATGAAAATAGTGTGGAATGCTATCAGCTCAACACCGGTGGTGTTGGAGAACTCGCGGTCACCGAAAGCGATGGGACGAAAAGAATTGTTAGAAAGGCAACAAGGGTAGAAATCCACGAAATGGCATCGATCATCAGGAACATCTGCAGAGGAACGATTAGGTGGAGGAAAGAGGCATACTTTAACACACTGGTACCCGAAGAGGTTGAAGGCGTGGACATGAAAAGATTCGAACTGAGGAATTACTATTCGGAGGAGGAGATTTTCGCACTTGTCGAAAATCTTAAACGAGAAAGAA